One stretch of Rathayibacter festucae DSM 15932 DNA includes these proteins:
- a CDS encoding TetR/AcrR family transcriptional regulator, with the protein MTESPTTRDRILSATAALLAEGGRDAVSTRAISSAAGVQAPTIYRTFGDLRGLLDSVAAAGFASAQAEFDAVDAPADPVDALRAAWDHHIAFGLAEPHLYALMFTGRPGEESEAARLARGVLAAHVRAVAEAGRLTVEVEHAARLLQSAALGCTLTLASAPDDELSARSREAVLAAITTAEAGPTDPAARAFAAHAVALRTALPGVDGLTAAESALLDEWLLRLTR; encoded by the coding sequence GTGACCGAGAGCCCGACGACCCGCGACCGCATCCTCAGCGCCACCGCGGCGCTGCTCGCGGAGGGCGGCCGCGACGCCGTCTCCACCCGGGCGATCAGCTCGGCGGCGGGCGTCCAGGCGCCCACCATCTACCGCACCTTCGGCGACCTCCGCGGCCTGCTCGACTCGGTCGCCGCCGCGGGCTTCGCCTCCGCCCAGGCCGAGTTCGACGCCGTCGACGCACCCGCCGACCCCGTCGACGCCCTGCGCGCCGCCTGGGACCACCACATCGCCTTCGGCCTCGCCGAGCCGCACCTCTACGCCCTGATGTTCACCGGGCGCCCGGGGGAGGAGTCGGAGGCGGCCCGCCTCGCCCGCGGCGTCCTCGCCGCCCACGTCCGCGCCGTCGCCGAGGCCGGCCGCCTGACCGTCGAGGTCGAGCACGCCGCGCGCCTGCTCCAGTCCGCCGCTCTCGGCTGCACGCTGACGCTGGCGTCCGCGCCGGACGACGAGCTCTCCGCCCGCTCCCGCGAGGCCGTCCTCGCCGCGATCACCACGGCGGAGGCGGGCCCGACCGACCCCGCGGCCCGCGCCTTCGCCGCCCACGCGGTCGCCCTGCGGACCGCGCTGCCCGGCGTCGACGGCCTCACCGCCGCCGAGTCCGCCCTCCTCGACGAGTGGCTCCTGCGCCTCACCCGCTGA
- a CDS encoding helicase HerA-like domain-containing protein codes for MSNDDGLASARDDARTALEAARRLQAQAAEALARAEAAAAALETVAGPEEAAAVVDDVRLVDVGPGEGPAPAAAPAPVEAPASAAAPAPVPSAAPTPGPLAESAVDAVRAGYAFTGSALEIGALVNGDARADVPVRIPLGMLNRHGLVVGATGTGKTKTLQVLAEQLSAHGVPVFAADIKGDLSGLATAGTADEKLLARTRTIGQDWTPEAAPAEYFALGGVGTGVPVRATVTGFGALLLAKVLGLNHTQESSLGLVFHYAESAGLPLVDLSDLRAVLTYLVGDEGKAELAELGGLSKATAGVILRELIAFADQGADVFFGEPEIDTAEFLRLAPDGRGVVSLLEVPGVADKPALFSTFLMWLLADLFNDLPEVGDLDRPKLVFFFDEAHLLFRDASKDFLAAVTQTVRLIRSKGVGIVFVTQTPKDVPSDVLAQLGSRIQHQLRAHTPDDAKALRATVSTYPESDYDLGEVLQALPIGEAIVTVMNERGAPTPVAWTRLRAPRGSMAPTPEAEREAAVQRSPLLARYGTPLDRDSAREILTRRLDAAADAEEARAAAEEQAEEESRRAKEQAAEAARSAKEQAADDSRRAKEDARAATQRAKDRAAAERRADQAAERSRRRTAPTTRSRSTRRDKTVVEEVLGSSVGKTLLREVVRGIFGTARRGR; via the coding sequence ATGAGCAACGACGACGGGCTCGCCTCGGCGAGGGACGACGCACGCACGGCCCTCGAGGCCGCCCGACGACTGCAGGCCCAGGCCGCGGAGGCGCTGGCCCGCGCCGAGGCTGCTGCCGCGGCCCTCGAGACGGTCGCCGGTCCGGAGGAGGCGGCCGCGGTCGTCGACGACGTGCGGCTGGTCGACGTCGGGCCGGGGGAGGGGCCCGCGCCCGCCGCTGCACCCGCACCGGTCGAGGCGCCCGCGTCCGCCGCGGCACCCGCACCCGTACCGTCCGCCGCCCCCACGCCCGGACCGCTCGCCGAGTCCGCCGTCGACGCCGTCCGTGCCGGCTACGCCTTCACCGGCTCCGCCCTCGAGATCGGCGCCCTCGTCAACGGCGACGCCCGCGCCGACGTCCCCGTCCGCATCCCGCTCGGGATGCTCAACCGCCACGGCCTCGTCGTCGGCGCGACAGGCACCGGCAAGACCAAGACGCTCCAGGTCCTCGCCGAGCAGCTCTCCGCGCACGGCGTCCCCGTCTTCGCCGCCGACATCAAGGGCGACCTCTCCGGACTCGCGACCGCCGGCACCGCCGATGAGAAGCTGCTCGCCCGCACCCGCACCATCGGCCAGGACTGGACCCCCGAGGCCGCCCCCGCCGAGTACTTCGCCCTCGGCGGCGTCGGCACCGGCGTCCCCGTCCGCGCGACCGTCACCGGCTTCGGCGCCCTGCTGCTGGCGAAGGTCCTCGGCCTCAACCACACCCAGGAGTCGAGCCTCGGCCTGGTCTTCCACTACGCCGAGAGCGCCGGGCTGCCGCTCGTCGACCTCTCCGACCTGCGCGCCGTGCTCACCTACCTCGTCGGCGACGAGGGCAAGGCCGAGCTGGCCGAGCTCGGCGGGCTCTCCAAGGCCACCGCCGGCGTCATCCTGCGCGAGCTGATCGCCTTCGCCGACCAGGGCGCCGACGTCTTCTTCGGCGAGCCCGAGATCGACACGGCCGAGTTCCTCCGCCTCGCGCCCGACGGCCGCGGCGTGGTCAGCCTGCTCGAGGTCCCCGGAGTCGCGGACAAGCCCGCGCTGTTCTCGACGTTCCTGATGTGGCTGCTCGCCGACCTCTTCAACGACCTGCCCGAGGTCGGCGACCTCGACCGGCCCAAGCTGGTCTTCTTCTTCGACGAGGCGCACCTGCTCTTCCGCGACGCCTCGAAGGACTTCCTCGCCGCCGTCACGCAGACCGTGCGGCTGATCCGCTCGAAGGGCGTCGGCATCGTCTTCGTGACGCAGACCCCCAAGGACGTGCCGAGCGACGTCCTCGCCCAGCTCGGCTCGCGGATCCAGCACCAGCTGCGCGCGCACACCCCCGACGACGCGAAGGCCCTGCGCGCCACGGTCTCGACCTACCCCGAGAGCGACTACGACCTCGGCGAGGTGCTGCAGGCGCTCCCCATCGGCGAGGCGATCGTCACGGTGATGAACGAGCGCGGCGCGCCGACCCCGGTCGCCTGGACCCGGCTCCGGGCCCCCCGCGGCTCGATGGCGCCGACCCCCGAGGCCGAGCGGGAGGCGGCCGTCCAGCGCTCCCCGCTGCTCGCCCGCTACGGCACCCCGCTCGACCGCGACTCCGCCCGCGAGATCCTCACCCGCCGCCTCGACGCGGCCGCCGACGCCGAGGAGGCCCGCGCCGCCGCCGAGGAGCAGGCGGAGGAGGAGTCCCGCCGCGCGAAGGAGCAGGCCGCCGAGGCCGCCCGCAGCGCCAAGGAGCAGGCCGCCGACGACTCCCGCCGCGCCAAGGAGGACGCCCGCGCCGCCACCCAGCGGGCCAAGGACCGCGCCGCCGCCGAGCGCCGCGCCGACCAGGCCGCCGAGCGCTCCCGCCGCCGCACCGCGCCCACCACCCGCTCCCGCTCCACCCGCCGCGACAAGACCGTCGTCGAGGAGGTCCTCGGCTCCTCGGTCGGGAAGACCTTGTTGCGCGAAGTCGTCCGAGGCATCTTCGGCACGGCCCGCCGCGGGCGCTGA
- a CDS encoding saccharopine dehydrogenase family protein, translating to MRILLVGAGGVGDAFAKIAARRSFFEQIIVCDYELARAERTVAWILERHGADGVENRFVAARIDASDAENVETVARAHGATHVMNAVEPSFVPTIFAGALAAGADYVDMAMSLSRPHPEEPHAKTGLKLGDEQFAAAPTWESAGRLALVGMGVEPGLSDVFARYAADHLFDEIDELGVRDGANLVVRDDSGAEIFAPSFSIWTTIEECLNPPVIFEKDRGWFTTPPFSEPEVFEFPEGIGPVECVNVEHEEVLLMPRWLDAKRVTFKYGLGAEFIGVLRTLNLLGLDRTEPVRVRSADGPVLVAPRDVVAAGLPDPASIGPRMTGKTCAGLWVSGAKDGERREVYLYHVSDNEWTMAEYGTQCVVWQTALNPVIALELLATGAWSGAGVLGPEAFDAEPFLELMARPLEEGGYGQSWHVRED from the coding sequence ATGAGAATCCTCCTGGTCGGCGCCGGCGGCGTCGGCGACGCCTTCGCGAAGATCGCCGCCCGCCGCTCCTTCTTCGAGCAGATCATCGTCTGCGACTACGAGCTCGCCCGAGCGGAGCGCACCGTCGCCTGGATCCTCGAGCGGCACGGCGCCGACGGCGTCGAGAACCGCTTCGTCGCCGCGCGCATCGACGCCTCCGACGCCGAGAACGTCGAGACCGTCGCCCGCGCGCACGGCGCCACCCACGTGATGAACGCGGTCGAGCCGTCCTTCGTGCCGACGATCTTCGCGGGCGCCCTCGCCGCCGGCGCCGACTACGTCGACATGGCGATGAGCCTCTCCCGGCCGCACCCCGAGGAGCCGCACGCGAAGACCGGCCTGAAGCTCGGCGACGAGCAGTTCGCCGCCGCGCCCACGTGGGAATCCGCCGGCCGCCTCGCCCTGGTCGGGATGGGCGTCGAGCCCGGGCTCTCCGACGTCTTCGCCCGCTACGCCGCCGACCACCTCTTCGACGAGATCGACGAGCTGGGCGTCCGCGACGGCGCGAACCTCGTCGTCCGCGACGACTCCGGCGCCGAGATCTTCGCGCCCTCCTTCTCGATCTGGACGACCATCGAGGAGTGCCTGAACCCGCCGGTGATCTTCGAGAAGGACCGCGGCTGGTTCACGACGCCGCCGTTCTCCGAGCCGGAGGTGTTCGAGTTCCCCGAGGGGATCGGCCCCGTCGAGTGCGTCAACGTCGAGCACGAGGAGGTGCTGCTGATGCCGCGCTGGCTCGATGCGAAGCGGGTCACCTTCAAGTACGGCCTCGGCGCCGAGTTCATCGGGGTCCTCCGCACGCTGAACCTGCTCGGACTCGACCGCACCGAGCCGGTCCGGGTCCGCTCCGCCGACGGGCCGGTGCTGGTCGCGCCCCGCGACGTGGTCGCCGCGGGCCTGCCCGACCCGGCGAGCATCGGCCCGCGGATGACCGGCAAGACCTGCGCGGGCCTCTGGGTCTCCGGCGCCAAGGACGGCGAGCGCCGCGAGGTGTACCTGTACCACGTGAGCGACAACGAGTGGACGATGGCCGAGTACGGCACCCAGTGCGTCGTCTGGCAGACCGCGCTCAACCCGGTGATCGCCCTCGAGCTGCTCGCGACGGGCGCCTGGTCCGGCGCCGGCGTGCTCGGGCCGGAGGCGTTCGACGCCGAGCCGTTCCTCGAGCTGATGGCCCGCCCGCTCGAGGAGGGCGGCTACGGCCAGTCGTGGCACGTCCGCGAGGACTGA
- a CDS encoding TM0106 family RecB-like putative nuclease: MYLEDDRSGGVRLVTSPTDLSSWSACEWAVLRRLDATLGRAPRVVVEEDAMLQRTVVLGDEHEVAFLAELKRTHEVLEFARPECADYARAADEAVEAMRAGVDVLYQATFYDGTFIGFSDFLLRTEDGAYEVYDTKLARHAKIPALLQLAAYAEQMAARGIRVGEKVHLVLGDGTTTSHDLAMIAPVQRVQRARLRAVLEEHLAATEPVAWGDPRFTACGRCGLCAPEVQAHRDPILVAGMRLDQRAKLAAAGITTLDALAVSAGPVPGMSAGAAETLRAQARLQIATEASADHVPVVEVVDASVLTALPAPDPGDLFFDFEGDPLHAEDGQWGLDYLFGMVDQDEVFTAFWAHDLAAERRALVDFLALLRERRARFPRMHVYHYASYERSHLLSLAQRHGTGEEEVDALLRDGVLVDLYPVVRRALRVGSRSYSIKKLEPLYMGEEARDTEGVTNAADSITEYVEARALLQSADRDAASAERDPAKAEADRREGERRLAEIGEYNAYDCRSTLRLRDWLRSLVPAREEEPLPLVDVDLPVPREPDPVAVALLAEVEGIEPRERTPDQTALALAGAAIDYHRREAKTFWQEHFDRLRQPLDDWADARDVVVVERVEVVRDWSTPARARTLSRELRILGRLAPGSRLSIGAKPFLVYDSPAPPGAPSPGPGMRGASDRSEILAASDDGERIVLLLKEGLRVGEDPHDDVPIALAPAPPPRAAPQPEAIAEWGGQVLDALPEMLADPALDVLRRVPPAVVAPVEGDDVIGAVVETLLGLERATLAVQGPPGTGKTYVGSHVIARLVTEHGWRVGVVGQSHSVVENVLTAVVAKGVDRARVAKVPKAGSSAEALAAVAWTPVKNGAALAALAEGGGCVVGGTAWTFANAGSVPRRSLDLLVIDEAGQFSLAPTIASAIAAERVLLLGDPQQLPQVSQGSHPEPVDESALGWLADGHDVLPPAYGYFLAQTYRMHPALAAAVSELSYEGALSSRAPEQRRLDGVAPGLHAVPVVHAGDTTSSPDEARRVVEIALTMVGRAWRDEHGERSLTAADVIVVAPYNAQGALLREALDAAGLEETLVGTVDLFQGREAVVAIVSLAASSGADVPRGLEFLLLPNRLNVAISRAKWAAFLVHSPALAASPPTSMAALERLSRFIRLLEIAEETAQE, encoded by the coding sequence GTGTATCTCGAGGACGACCGCAGCGGAGGAGTCCGCCTCGTCACGAGCCCGACCGACCTCTCCTCCTGGTCGGCCTGCGAGTGGGCGGTGCTGCGCCGGCTCGACGCGACCCTCGGCCGAGCGCCCCGCGTCGTCGTCGAGGAGGACGCGATGCTGCAGCGCACCGTCGTGCTCGGCGACGAGCACGAGGTCGCCTTCCTCGCCGAGCTGAAGCGCACCCACGAGGTCCTCGAGTTCGCCCGCCCCGAGTGCGCCGACTACGCGCGGGCCGCGGACGAGGCGGTCGAGGCGATGCGCGCGGGAGTCGACGTGCTCTACCAGGCCACCTTCTACGACGGCACCTTCATCGGCTTCTCCGACTTCCTGCTCCGCACCGAGGACGGCGCCTACGAGGTCTACGACACCAAGCTCGCCCGGCACGCGAAGATCCCGGCGCTGCTGCAGCTCGCCGCGTACGCCGAGCAGATGGCGGCGCGGGGGATCCGCGTGGGCGAGAAGGTCCACCTGGTCCTCGGCGACGGCACGACCACCAGCCACGACCTCGCGATGATCGCCCCCGTGCAGCGGGTCCAGCGGGCGCGCCTGCGCGCGGTGCTCGAGGAGCACCTCGCCGCGACCGAGCCGGTGGCCTGGGGCGATCCGCGCTTCACCGCCTGCGGCCGCTGCGGCCTCTGCGCCCCCGAGGTGCAGGCCCACCGGGACCCGATCCTGGTCGCGGGCATGCGCCTCGACCAGCGCGCGAAGCTCGCCGCCGCCGGCATCACCACCCTCGACGCGCTCGCGGTCAGCGCGGGGCCGGTCCCCGGGATGAGCGCCGGCGCCGCCGAGACGCTGCGCGCCCAGGCCCGCCTGCAGATCGCCACCGAGGCCTCGGCCGACCACGTCCCCGTCGTCGAGGTCGTCGACGCCTCCGTGCTGACCGCCCTGCCCGCCCCCGACCCGGGCGACCTCTTCTTCGACTTCGAGGGCGACCCGCTGCACGCGGAGGACGGCCAGTGGGGCCTCGACTACCTCTTCGGCATGGTCGACCAGGACGAGGTCTTCACCGCGTTCTGGGCGCACGATCTGGCGGCCGAGCGCCGCGCCCTCGTCGACTTCCTCGCCCTCCTGCGCGAGCGGCGGGCGCGCTTCCCGCGGATGCACGTCTACCACTACGCCTCCTACGAGCGCAGCCACCTGCTCTCGCTCGCGCAGCGGCACGGCACGGGGGAGGAGGAGGTCGACGCGCTCCTGCGCGACGGCGTCCTCGTCGACCTCTACCCCGTCGTCCGCCGGGCGCTGCGCGTCGGCTCGCGCAGCTACTCGATCAAGAAGCTCGAGCCGCTCTACATGGGCGAGGAGGCGCGCGACACCGAGGGAGTGACGAACGCGGCCGACAGCATCACCGAGTACGTCGAGGCGCGGGCGCTGCTGCAGTCGGCCGATCGGGACGCCGCGTCGGCGGAGAGGGACCCGGCGAAGGCCGAGGCCGACCGCCGCGAGGGCGAGCGCCGCCTCGCCGAGATCGGCGAGTACAACGCCTACGACTGCCGCAGCACCCTGCGCCTGCGCGACTGGCTGCGCTCGCTCGTCCCCGCCCGCGAGGAGGAGCCGCTCCCGCTCGTCGACGTCGACCTGCCCGTCCCGCGCGAGCCGGACCCGGTCGCCGTCGCCCTCCTCGCCGAGGTCGAGGGGATCGAGCCGCGCGAGCGCACCCCCGACCAGACCGCCCTCGCCCTCGCCGGCGCGGCGATCGACTACCACCGCCGCGAGGCGAAGACCTTCTGGCAGGAGCACTTCGACCGGCTGCGGCAGCCGCTCGACGACTGGGCCGACGCCCGCGACGTGGTCGTCGTCGAGCGGGTCGAGGTCGTCCGCGACTGGTCGACGCCGGCCCGGGCGCGCACCCTCTCCCGCGAGCTGCGGATCCTCGGCCGCCTCGCCCCGGGCAGCCGGCTGAGCATCGGCGCCAAGCCGTTCCTCGTCTACGACTCCCCGGCGCCGCCCGGGGCGCCCTCGCCCGGCCCGGGGATGCGCGGAGCCTCCGACCGCTCCGAGATCCTCGCCGCGTCCGACGACGGCGAGCGGATAGTCCTGCTCCTCAAGGAGGGCCTGCGCGTGGGGGAGGACCCGCACGACGACGTCCCGATCGCCCTGGCGCCCGCACCGCCGCCCCGGGCCGCCCCGCAGCCCGAGGCGATCGCGGAGTGGGGCGGCCAGGTGCTCGACGCCCTGCCCGAGATGCTCGCCGACCCCGCCCTCGACGTGCTCCGGCGCGTGCCGCCGGCCGTCGTCGCGCCGGTCGAGGGCGACGACGTGATCGGCGCGGTCGTCGAGACCCTGCTCGGTCTCGAGCGCGCGACGCTCGCCGTCCAGGGCCCGCCCGGCACCGGCAAGACCTACGTCGGCTCGCACGTCATCGCCCGGCTCGTCACCGAGCACGGCTGGCGGGTCGGCGTCGTCGGGCAGTCGCACTCCGTCGTCGAGAACGTGCTGACCGCGGTCGTCGCGAAGGGCGTCGACCGCGCCCGGGTCGCGAAGGTGCCCAAGGCCGGCAGCTCCGCGGAGGCGCTCGCCGCCGTCGCCTGGACGCCGGTGAAGAACGGCGCCGCCCTCGCGGCGCTCGCCGAGGGCGGCGGCTGCGTCGTCGGCGGCACCGCCTGGACCTTCGCCAACGCGGGCAGCGTCCCGCGCCGCTCCCTCGACCTGCTGGTGATCGACGAGGCCGGCCAGTTCTCGCTCGCGCCGACCATCGCCTCCGCGATCGCCGCCGAGCGCGTGCTCCTCCTCGGCGACCCGCAGCAGCTCCCGCAGGTCAGCCAGGGCTCGCACCCCGAGCCGGTCGACGAGTCGGCGCTCGGCTGGCTCGCCGACGGCCACGACGTCCTGCCGCCCGCCTACGGCTACTTCCTCGCGCAGACCTACCGGATGCACCCCGCGCTCGCCGCCGCCGTCTCCGAGCTCTCCTACGAGGGCGCCCTCTCCTCCCGCGCCCCGGAGCAGCGCCGGCTCGACGGCGTCGCGCCCGGACTGCACGCGGTGCCGGTCGTGCACGCCGGCGACACCACGTCCTCCCCGGACGAGGCGCGCCGCGTCGTCGAGATCGCGCTGACCATGGTCGGCCGCGCCTGGCGGGACGAGCACGGCGAGCGCTCGCTCACCGCCGCGGACGTCATCGTCGTCGCCCCCTACAACGCGCAGGGCGCCCTGCTCCGCGAGGCCCTCGACGCGGCCGGGCTCGAGGAGACGCTGGTCGGCACGGTCGACCTCTTCCAGGGCCGGGAGGCGGTCGTCGCGATCGTCTCGCTCGCCGCCTCCTCCGGCGCCGACGTCCCGCGCGGCCTCGAGTTCCTGCTGCTGCCCAACCGGCTGAACGTCGCGATCTCGCGGGCGAAGTGGGCCGCGTTCCTCGTGCACTCGCCGGCGCTCGCCGCGTCGCCGCCCACCTCGATGGCGGCGCTCGAGCGGCTCTCGCGCTTCATCCGCCTCCTCGAGATCGCGGAGGAGACGGCGCAGGAGTGA
- a CDS encoding methylenetetrahydrofolate reductase: MTRARFEIIPSDGIGEKAERAFPDPAAVTLTVTSLPNHGTERTIDAAVELAGRGFRVVPHLAARNVEGREALERALGRMRDAGIDEAFVISGDARSAAGSYSTSLELIRDARELRPELAVDIAGYPEGHPHLSDESIATHLRERAPYIRGIVTQMCFDVDAVVRYADRLRADGIDAELWAGVPGPVERTRLLSLGARIGVGSSLGFLKRSSSVAGGLLRGRRFDPAAFVGRLEAAAGDRLAGLHVYTFNELDGLRAF, translated from the coding sequence GTGACCAGGGCGCGCTTCGAGATCATCCCGTCGGACGGCATCGGGGAGAAGGCGGAGCGGGCGTTCCCCGATCCGGCCGCGGTGACGCTGACCGTGACGAGCCTGCCGAACCACGGGACGGAGCGGACGATCGACGCCGCGGTCGAGCTGGCCGGCCGGGGCTTCCGGGTCGTTCCGCACCTCGCGGCGCGGAACGTGGAGGGGCGCGAGGCGCTGGAGCGCGCGCTCGGGCGGATGCGGGACGCGGGGATCGACGAGGCGTTCGTGATCTCGGGCGATGCCAGAAGCGCCGCCGGCAGCTACTCCACCTCGCTCGAGCTCATCCGCGACGCCCGCGAGCTGCGGCCCGAGCTGGCCGTCGACATCGCCGGCTACCCGGAGGGGCACCCGCACCTCTCGGACGAGAGCATCGCGACGCACCTGCGTGAGCGGGCTCCCTATATCCGCGGGATCGTCACGCAGATGTGCTTCGACGTGGACGCGGTGGTCCGCTACGCCGACCGGCTGCGCGCGGACGGGATCGACGCGGAGCTGTGGGCCGGGGTGCCGGGGCCGGTCGAGCGGACGCGGCTGCTGTCGCTCGGGGCGCGGATCGGCGTCGGGTCGTCGCTCGGCTTCCTCAAGCGGAGCTCCTCGGTGGCGGGCGGGCTGCTGCGCGGCCGCCGCTTCGACCCCGCCGCGTTCGTCGGCCGGCTGGAAGCCGCCGCGGGCGACCGCCTCGCCGGCCTGCACGTCTACACCTTCAACGAGCTCGACGGCCTGCGCGCGTTCTGA
- a CDS encoding phosphatase PAP2 family protein codes for MDPRHDPLKTEPGVAQPDAVQRERLHRRAPSDDVVSKVLTTEAARHVSRRWPLISASIALAVTIVLAVIIAFRPTSAFSFDVEWMDEIVEHRSSVWDVPALIMNTVGAGIVGTAIIPVAIIIVLLVFRRRWAALYYALAALVSVGATQLVKELVGRARPEDMLVTSDYGSFPSGHTANASTTAMVLALVFPLLWVWIAGFLYSVAMMASRTYLGAHWLTDTIGGLLLGLAVALIVWAPLAGRLRTESELPHPPIWVRTSR; via the coding sequence ATGGATCCTCGCCACGACCCCCTGAAGACCGAGCCCGGCGTCGCCCAGCCCGACGCCGTGCAGCGCGAGCGCCTGCACCGGCGCGCCCCCTCGGACGACGTCGTCTCGAAGGTCCTCACCACGGAGGCCGCCCGGCACGTCTCGCGCCGCTGGCCGCTGATCTCCGCCTCGATCGCGCTGGCCGTGACGATCGTCCTCGCCGTGATCATCGCCTTCCGCCCCACCAGCGCGTTCTCGTTCGACGTCGAGTGGATGGACGAGATCGTCGAGCACCGCTCGAGCGTCTGGGACGTCCCGGCGCTCATCATGAACACCGTCGGCGCCGGCATCGTCGGCACGGCGATCATCCCGGTCGCGATCATCATCGTGCTGCTGGTCTTCCGTCGGCGCTGGGCCGCGCTCTACTACGCGCTCGCCGCCCTCGTCAGCGTCGGCGCCACCCAGCTCGTGAAGGAGCTGGTCGGCCGCGCCCGCCCCGAGGACATGCTGGTCACCAGCGACTACGGCTCCTTCCCCTCCGGCCACACCGCGAACGCCTCGACCACCGCGATGGTGCTCGCCCTGGTCTTCCCGCTGCTCTGGGTCTGGATCGCCGGCTTCCTCTACAGCGTCGCGATGATGGCCAGCCGCACCTACCTCGGCGCGCACTGGCTCACCGACACCATCGGCGGCCTGCTGCTCGGCCTCGCCGTCGCCCTGATCGTCTGGGCCCCCCTGGCCGGCCGCCTCCGCACCGAGTCCGAGCTCCCCCACCCGCCCATCTGGGTCCGCACCTCGCGCTGA
- a CDS encoding multidrug effflux MFS transporter: MTSLAPTPTGSIPVHRHAGDALTNRQRLVYVIVLGALTALGPFTIDLYLPAFPALQSELNVSEAAVQLTLTGTTLGFALGQLVVGPWSDVVGRRLPILLATSLHVLACVGAAFAPEIVSLGVFRFLMGAGAAAGGVVAMAMVRDLFGGRPLVKMLSRLALVSGLAPVLAPVIGSQLLLVMDWRGIFVFLAAYGLLVMLAVALLIVETRPRVARADRDSRSLVQRYRAVLSDRVFVGVAIIGGMTFGGLFTYLSSSSFLFQGLYGLDAQQYGLLFAVNSLGVVSGVQASSYLSRRGVGPQWILAITTVTLFVTAGLIALFDGLGFGIWGTLVPLWFFIAACGFSFPCVQVLGLVNHGREAGTAASLLGAVNFGTAGILSPISGLFGAESAVPMAGVMMATAAVSILALWLVVRPRTVPALQD, translated from the coding sequence GTGACCTCTCTCGCCCCGACCCCCACCGGCTCGATCCCCGTGCACCGGCACGCCGGCGACGCCCTGACCAACCGTCAGCGCCTCGTCTACGTGATCGTGCTCGGCGCGCTCACCGCGCTCGGCCCGTTCACGATCGACCTCTACCTCCCCGCCTTCCCGGCGCTGCAGAGCGAGCTGAACGTGTCGGAGGCGGCGGTGCAGCTGACCCTCACCGGCACGACGCTCGGCTTCGCGCTCGGGCAGCTGGTCGTCGGGCCGTGGAGCGACGTGGTCGGGCGGAGGCTGCCGATCCTGCTCGCGACCTCGCTGCACGTGCTGGCCTGCGTCGGAGCGGCGTTCGCCCCCGAGATCGTCTCGCTCGGCGTCTTCCGCTTCCTGATGGGAGCCGGCGCCGCCGCGGGCGGTGTCGTCGCGATGGCGATGGTCCGCGACCTGTTCGGCGGGCGTCCGCTGGTGAAGATGCTGTCGCGTCTCGCACTCGTCTCCGGCCTCGCGCCCGTGCTCGCCCCGGTGATCGGCTCGCAGCTGCTGCTGGTGATGGACTGGCGCGGCATCTTCGTCTTCCTCGCCGCCTACGGCCTGCTGGTGATGCTGGCGGTCGCGCTGCTGATCGTCGAGACGCGCCCCCGGGTGGCGCGCGCCGACCGCGACTCCCGCTCGCTCGTGCAGCGCTACCGCGCGGTGCTCTCCGACCGGGTCTTCGTCGGCGTCGCGATCATCGGCGGCATGACCTTCGGCGGTCTGTTCACCTACCTCTCCAGCTCGTCGTTCCTCTTCCAGGGGCTCTACGGACTCGACGCGCAGCAGTACGGCCTGCTCTTCGCGGTGAACTCGCTCGGCGTGGTCTCGGGCGTCCAGGCGTCCTCGTACCTCAGCCGCCGCGGCGTCGGCCCGCAGTGGATCCTCGCCATCACCACGGTCACGCTCTTCGTCACCGCCGGGCTGATCGCGCTCTTCGACGGCCTGGGCTTCGGCATCTGGGGCACGCTCGTGCCGCTCTGGTTCTTCATCGCGGCCTGCGGCTTCAGCTTCCCCTGCGTGCAGGTGCTCGGCCTGGTCAACCACGGCCGCGAGGCGGGCACCGCCGCGTCGCTCCTCGGCGCGGTGAACTTCGGCACCGCCGGCATCCTCTCGCCGATCTCCGGTCTCTTCGGCGCCGAGTCGGCCGTGCCGATGGCCGGCGTGATGATGGCCACCGCCGCCGTCTCGATCCTGGCGCTCTGGCTCGTCGTCCGCCCCCGCACGGTCCCGGCCCTGCAGGACTGA